Genomic segment of Aquarana catesbeiana isolate 2022-GZ linkage group LG02, ASM4218655v1, whole genome shotgun sequence:
AAACCCTTTTGAGGCCCTATGTCTTCATGACCCGGATTGTCCACATTTAGTGTCCAGACTGTATACAATTATCCTTTGAAAACCTCCCTTACTATATAGTACACTAGGAGAGAGAACTGGGCCACCCCTCACTGATCAGAAATGGGACAAGTTCTTTTTGTTTACTTTTAAGATATGTGCATCTAGTCATGTGCAAGTAGGAAACTTCTCATTTATAACCAGGTGGTACAGAAGTCCAATGGCCGTTGGGTcccccccccaacatccataccagacccttatctgggcatgcagcctggcaagtcagaaAAGTGAGCGCGCCCCCCTtgttcctgaaccataccaggccacatgccctcaacaaggcgggtgggtgctttgggtgggggaggctctggccagtggttgtggggctctgtgggtagggggcttattgatatctggaaatcccctttaacaaggggtctcccagatcctggccccctacatgtgaatgagtatcgggtgcagagtacccctacccattcaccaaaaaagtgtcaaaaagtaaaaaaacagagacaagtttttgacaaatcctttgtgTGTTGCTCCCCCACACCCTCCCCCCTTAATACTCACCCaagccccctctagatccagcaaagtgcacgagagactcggctgtcccggaattccctctcctcattggctgagacagcagggggagccattggagagagtggggggcagggccgagctgtggctctatgtgtattatggaaacctagagcagggctcgggagcgaacatgcaccagtgcccccacagtaagcggcttgctattgggggcactggttaaGGGAGAGGACCCAAGAAGCCCCAGCAGGGGACTCAGGAAGAGGAGAATCAAggcagtcaaaggtatacatcctcaacctaatattgacaatgaaaaaactGTGGTCACAAAGGGTTCAGaacataaccacgtccacaaaatTTCAAATTCTCAAattttgtggacgtggttatgttCTGAACCCTTTGTGACCACagttttttcattgtcaatattaggttgaggatgtatacctttgactgtgaatgtaaaactgttctcacattttaccgcattttttgtaaaactgcattaataaatatttggtatatttttagttGATAGTGTTCTTTCCTATATCAgtggtacctttaaaatcccatttcttacatattttttggtttgccgcctatcagtatcgactattatgctaccaaaattagtgtgcgcTTTAATTGCCTCCATCATGGCTCCTGTTTCTTCTCGCCAGAGGATgtaattttgctgaagcccagagctcctgaacagcagtaaatctttaggctgtcagcagattggcctctacatttttggcacagtgctaaaaaaatagagagcaactgagcatgtgcagagcagggtgagacgtgTAATACTGGATTTTAAGCAGTATAGgggcttatttttaatgttttacatcgcTATACCTACAAAGGGGGCCAGCCTGAAATAATCTATTCTCGCAGGACTTCGTTTTCtgactaaacttccactttaaaatgTAGTAAATGTCACATTCACTTTGCTCAAAATGGCAACAAACACTTCAATGATTTCATACGTGAACTACAATGCTTCTCTCTTGACATATCTACATTCACCCTCCACAACATTCACCAATTAGCTTTGTATATCCCAGTTAAAGCTGCCAGTGAATAATGGCTAATGGGATCCATCCACTATGAACCGAGCCCTTCGTGCATGCAGTGTCAGATCACAGCCAGCAGGTGGCGGTAATGAGAAACCTGTTTCTGGATCCACCTACCGATTACTCTCATTATTAGTGTAATATATGGAGAGAGAGTGGATATCACTTACCCGATATTTGTCGTAAAAATACAGAGCTTGTAATATTCCTAGGACAACAAGACCAACCATGAGAAAAACCTCTAGACTCAGTGTTCTTCTATATGAATTGGAATCTGTGGGAAAGTAAAAGCCATGTACACACAATGTATAAGATTTATATACACAAATGATAAATAGGCAatgggggttggtttactaaagaggTAAAGAATTAACACTTTCAAAATGATTGTTTTCTTATCTTAGTTAATGAAACACAATTCACTTTGGAAAgcatacccaatcatatgcaaagaaaaaaaaaaaacaggatttttcctTGCACGCGATTGGATAAAGGAAGTCAGCACAACTCCAACTCATTtactagattaaccacttgccctccagaaggttttacccccttcatgaccaggggaTCTTTTGTtagtcagcactgcgctacttgaaCTGAcagttgcacagtcatgcaacactgtacccaaattaaccacttcagccccttcctgaccaggccattttttgcgatacggcactgcgtcactttaacagacaattgcgcggtcgtgtgacgttgtacctaaacaaaatttatgtcctttttttccccacaaatagtatttgctacaaatagtttttttttttttttttttttttggtggtatttggtatttttattttttgcactataaacaaaaaaagagcgacaattttgaaaaaaaagcaattttttttacttttttctataataaatatccaaaaaaagacatttaaaaaagaaatttcttcatcagtttaggcaaatatgtattcctctacatatttttggtaaaattgcaataagcgtatattgattagtttgtgcaaaagttatagcgtctacaaaataggggatagatttatggcatttttttaattcttctagtaatggtggcgatctgtgatttttagtgggactgtgacattgcggcggacagatcggacacttttgacacttttttgggaccattgacatttatacagcaatcggcactaaaaatagccaccgattactgtataaatgtcactggcagggaagtagttaacactagggggcgatcaaggggttaagtgtgttccctgggaggtgtttctaactgtatgggggatgggctgcctgaaagaaaagagagaaaatgcTGATCCTAATCACTAGgagcagcagatctctctctcctcccctgacagaacggggatctgtttgtttacactgacagttccccattctggctctctgcggAGCGATCGAGGGTGGCtggcagtcatcgcgcccgccggccacgtgcattggctccgGGGAGCCAATGCACGGCGATTCAATGACGGCGactcgcgcagccgtgccaacctgccgcagttcaactgcggcggctggtcagcaagtagttacatttatataattttttttcatacaaataattttcgtttggtggtatttgatcaccactggatttttttttatttattacataaacaaaaaaaagaccaaaattttgggggaaaaaaatattttctactctaaaaaaatcaaatttcttaataattttaggcaaaaatgtattctgctacatgtctttggtaaaaaaaaatcccaataagtgtatattgtttggtttgtgtgaaagttatatagtctacaaactatgggatatatatctgaaaatcgatcaatcctgatgtactgatggctgatctcatttcttgaggccctaaaatgccaggacagtacaaatatcccccaaattacccctttttggaaagtagtccgtttgaggtatttagtaagaagcatagtgagttttttgaagttgtaattttttgtcattttttttggaaaacgaagaaattctttttttttttactattttttctttacatactgtcaccaatgcagtacagtgtcatcaaataactggtgtgttggtgatcggggacactgactggtgacagtatgtaaaaaaaattaaaaagataattttttttttattcggtgttttttgttttttaaaatatatatatgattttttatttACTGTCAGAGTAGTTCAGTGACACCATAGTGACACTTTACTACTTTGGGGGggttgatcagggatttttttttttacactgtgattgtTATTACAGTGACGATCACTGTAACAGAAATTGTTTGATAAATATATATTGCTGAGCACATGTGGAATGCGGCTCCTGGTAAGCAGCTGCTTTGAGCAGCTGGGGTATCGTGTGATCGATgagtttcattcataacagctgtgcttactctagtgatgctgtgattggctcacagctatcacatggtacagggtgctaagattggcccaggtaccatgtgatagctgtgggccaatcacagcaacatTATAGAAGCAACAGGTGTTATGAATAAAATTAATTGATAACATCTTTGTTGACATTGCGATCAATTGATACCCCAGCTGCTCAAAGTTGCTGTGTATCCGCATGTGCTCAGCAATGTATATTTAGTTTGCTGAGCCTAGGGAAGCCACCCGCCCACAGTAAAGATTTTGTGGGCAAGTGTAAAGTGATAATTCTATTGTCACCCATGTAACGCATATGTGCAGTGGCAAAGAATTTAATTCATAATGGCTGTGCTTACtctagtgatgctgtgattggcccacagataTCAGATGGTACAGGGTGCTAAGACTGGCCCGGTATCATGTGATACTGGGCCAGTCTCAGCACCCTGTACCATCTGAtatctgtgggccaatcacagcatcactataggaaGCACAGCTGTTGTGAATGAAATTctttcataacagctttgttgacattgtgatcatgtgattgcatagcgatcacatgatagcCCAACGGCTCAAAGTAGATGTGTACCGGGAACCACCAGTGTAAAGTGGTAATTCTTTTGCCACCCATGTAACGCATATGTGCATTGACAAAGAatgtgggctttaacacccacaaACATGGGTCCTTGGGCAGCTGAggtttccatacctcccaactttttgagatgggaacgagagacCCCTCTTAGCAAAAGCATGTAGCAATAGGatacacctcctgccacacctaaTTAAaggacaaatatacaaaaaaaaaaaaaaaagattaattaaacccAGAAGTCCAaactttaccactactattcctttatattggcttttggaattgacaaatgcatgtagaaatgggatgaaaggtttagtactgggaaacactttttgaaaactaaatagtgcattttatatacaactatatagatcagaccaaaatgagggacacatgaggaggaaagagggacattgttccaaatcagggacagttgggagctatgggttccTGTTCTGAGAGCATGCTCACTGGGGAGCAGGGAAGAGACGACATGATACTATTTTGTGTCACACTCCCACTATGATCATCTTCTATACAGATCAGATTATTCCGCCAGTGGTTGCCCCTCTCACCTCTGATCTCCAGCCGGTATTCCTGGATCTCCTCACTGACCGGGTTTGTGATCCTGACCCGGAATCTCCTCTCGGCGTCGTCTCTCTGCACACTGGGGATAATCAGTGTCCTATTGTCATCTATCAGTCGGTATCTTTCAGGAAGAGGCTCCCCGTCCACCTCCCAGGTCACagcgctctcttctccagagaaatgGATGCTCACCGCCACCTCCTCACCCAACCGACTGCCATTACTGGTGATGTTGGAAATGAGAAACGAATCTGGAATGATCAGAAGGACAGTCACCATCAGTCATATGTCACCAACatgcagggttgccaactgtcagtaaatttactgacagtttgtaaaaatctgtgacttTTACAACTGtccgtaaatatcaggggctgataatttgtcatgctgtgtttgaCTTTTGTAAGTGTAAACCGTGCAAATTACTTGCTATGTGTATTGTTggtgtttccatattgtgtttatactattTAAATATTGATTTGTTTTTAATAGGAGTTTTGacatttttcaggttgtcagtaaaaaaaagtgTTCCGTCAGTAAATCtaacatgttttgtcagtaaaagaaGCCACGGGAGGTTGGCATATTGCCAACATGGAACCTAGATACATGGAATAGATTCAAAGAAATAATAGACACTGATTATgacccatggagagagcagatcagtCTCCAATGATGGGCAACCACGTGATGAATGttgagagtgaggcttggattaattctctgaataaggacaataaagcttcccttctggagtggatggaaaggtataATATTTAATCTCGTACAGGTAAAgatcagagggaatatggtggccctcctgtagACTGGGTTGGTGAGGCTCCTTCTCTTGGGACAGATATATTGATCAATAagatccctcaagaaatatatgaagataaattaatttcaCCTTTTCAGACTGCTAGAACATTGTATGAGTAGTCTAATAGACTGTTGTAGACTGGTGCTGGACAGTGTGAGGTGGGGTGGGATCCTCTGTTCGTTATCTTTATTGTTGagtatgtctctcccattgtgtgccttctaggtgtgcattcccattgttaagtGAGTCACCTATTGTATCTATCCgtctgctcatctcttggagatgaTATTAATATTGTGTCCACTGTTATcgaactattgtgggatgttatatgtttaTGTGTATTAGCATACTATTTATGTTAACTATGTTAACTATAtccctgtttacagtttgcattgtttagggtaATGTGATCAAATTCTTTATCTGATCTTGCATGGTATAAATTCTGTATGAATTTACAATGAAGTCAGCTACAGTTCCAGTATGCACCTAAGCTAGTTTTGTCTagtatcttgggtgcaatattccgCTATAATACCCGGTTCCTgggtccagattggaggaagctaTATCCTGACGAAAGCACCTAAGCTGGGTGCCAGACGGTTTCATCACAGTGCATTTctgtaaattcacatcagtccctgtcctcaattCAGAATCTAAAGAGCCAAGGAAGCCAAATATCTTTTTTGGAGTGGGGAAGGTAACCCAAACAAGCCCAGGGAGAAGattcaaactccatgcagatagtgtcctggctgagattcaaaccaatgATCCCAGTGTTGCAAGACAGAAGTGTTAACCATTAATCCACTGTACTTCTCCATTTGAAATATATTCAAACAGAAAATGTTCTCCCACAGAGCAGTGTGATATTGTTTGTTGCAGTATATGGACTCTTACCGAGTACATGGATGTCTGTAGAGGACCGTAGATATCCAGGATCACAGTGACACCAGATCTTATACACACAGGAATCATCCTTCCTGGCAGGTGTCAGCTTCCAGCAGCCAGTTCCCGTCTGCAGTTGGAGTCTGGGGTCATGAGATTTCATATCGTTGTTTTCCAGCAGTGTCTTCTGCTTTCCTCCACACTGTCTGTACAGCTCCACAGTAACATCATCATGGGGACACTTCATATTACAGTCAGTGATGTCTGATCCGCTCTGTACATACACCGTTCCTGATGACACTGGTATGATTAGCATACACAGGAGACCTGGGAGGACAAGACAGATCAGAAATGTGAGCAGAACTTTCATAGTGTCACTAAATTCTGAAATTATATATAGACTTTTAAATTtgtgaaaatatacattgtttaaagCTTCATAAGCAGCTCTACATAGAGTCAACGTGTTAGTAATTAAGAGTGGGTTGAGATCtcacctcccccatcacagatcagaAGGAAGGTTTTACATTACTTATGATGAAAAAGTTTCAAAGTTTTAGTTAAGATCAAAATTTCTTTATATTATAATATTTCTTGATtaagatattaataagaacattggggtttcaatgaatataatatttatataatatacatactgatatatgtagtatttgatttagaagttaaaggaaacttatattgtataTGTTAAATGGATTCACACAGTGTTCTTGCCCATTCccatcagtgctgggacaaggccatttggtgcccaggacaaagatgacaaactgcgccccccccatttttaagaggcagcggaagccaatcagcaggcagtgctagCATAggattcaaaccccccccccctgcagtggagtcccgcataggtgggggtaagggtagggtggagggaggggtggaGGGCTGCCAGTCACTGGaactgagctgtccttactgtttgtgacactgatgatcaggaggaatggatgggatgggacagggggtggatataaaggccagtctgtggctgagg
This window contains:
- the LOC141130137 gene encoding uncharacterized protein codes for the protein MKIMDLLLLETEALKSSIPNTYWFWNLYIQGLLCMLIIPVSSGTVYVQSGSDITDCNMKCPHDDVTVELYRQCGGKQKTLLENNDMKSHDPRLQLQTGTGCWKLTPARKDDSCVYKIWCHCDPGYLRSSTDIHVLDSFLISNITSNGSRLGEEVAVSIHFSGEESAVTWEVDGEPLPERYRLIDDNRTLIIPSVQRDDAERRFRVRITNPVSEEIQEYRLEIRDSNSYRRTLSLEVFLMVGLVVLGILQALYFYDKYRSSNYKIQGTRPLENIYIGSVLVMKKGSLSGTTIDKEPVFSIYN